One Fusarium oxysporum f. sp. lycopersici 4287 chromosome 8, whole genome shotgun sequence genomic region harbors:
- a CDS encoding endo-1,4-beta-xylanase 1, translating into MVSFKSLLLAASALTGALAHPFDFLDEQDDGNSTSVLEARQVTGNSEGYHNGYFYSWWSDGGGYANYRMGEGSHYQVDWRNTGNFVGGKGWNPGTGRTINYGGSFSPQGNGYLCVYGWTRSPLVEYYVIESYGTYNPGSAGQHKGTVYNDGDTYDLYQTTRVQQPSIDGTQTFNQYWAIRRNKRTSGAVNMQTIFNAWNSAGMRLGNHYYQILATEGYQSSGSSSIYVQTK; encoded by the exons ATGGTCTCCTTCAAgtctctcctcctcgccgcTTCGGCACTCACTGGAGCTCTCGCTCACCCCTTTGACTTCCTCGACGAGCAAGACGACGGCAACTCCACCTCCGTCCTCGAGGCCCGTCAAGTCACTGGCAACTCCGAGGGTTACCACAACGGATACTTCTACTCTTGGTGGTCTGATGGCGGTGGTTATGCCAACTACCGCATGGGTGAGGGTAGTCACTACCAGGTTGATTGGCGCAACACTGGTAACTTTGTTGGTGGAAAGGGTTGGAACCCTGGTACTGGCCG AACCATCAACTATGGCGGTTCTTTCAGCCCTCAGGGTAACGGCTACCTTTGCGTTTACGGCTGGACTCGCAGCCCTCTCGTCGAGTACTAC GTCATCGAGAGCTACGGCACTTACAACCCTGGCTCTGCTGGCCAGCACAAGGGCACCGTCTACAACGACGGCGACACCTACGATCTCTACCAAACCACCCGCGTGCAGCAGCCCTCCATCGACGGCACCCAGACCTTCAACCAGTACTGGGCCATCCGCCGCAACAAGCGCACCAGCGGCGCCGTCAACATGCAGACTATCTTTAATGCTTGGAATTCGGCTGGCATGAGACTTGGAAACCACTACTATCAGATTCTGGCTACTGAAGGTTACCAGAGCAGtggatcttcttccatctaTGTCCAGACTAAGTAA